The segment ACAATAGTTAAGTCTGTAGCTAACGGAAGAAATGTATATACAAACATAAAAAATTCCATTAAATTTTTACTTTCTGGAAATACAGCTGCAATTTTAGCAGTAATATATACTTCTTTAGCATCTTTACCAATACCTTTTGCACCTGTACACTTACTGTTCATAAACTTATTAACTGACAGTTTACCTGCTATTGCAATTGGACTTGAAAAGCCTAAAAATGATTTATTGAAAGAAAAACCAAGAAATATTAATGCTCCTATACTTTCAAAAAACTTCTTGAAAAAGATACTTAGTGAAGGTATATTAATTGCAATATTTACAATGTTAGCTTTCCATATTGGATTAAAAAGTGGTAGTGCAGGTGTTGCAAGTACAATGGCTTTTTCTACATTATGTCTTGGTAGATTATTTCATGGGTTTAACTGTAGAGGTGATAAATCTATATTCAAAATTGGAGTATTTTCAAATATATATAGCTGGATTGCATTTGGTATAGGATTAGTTCTACTTAACTTAGTTCTTATACTTGAACCGTTAAAAAATCTATTTGAAATTAGCAGTCTTAATTCTACTCAATTTGGATATATTTATCTTCTAGCTGTGTTACCTACAATTATAATTCAAGTATACAAAATTATATTTAAACAAGATTCAGCTTCTGATAGTAAAGAAATATCAGTAGGTGAAAACGCTTAGTAAATATATAAAAAAGTCCGTATATGTAAGTAGTTAAAAGTTACTTGCAATACGGACTTTTATTAATTAGATTTAAAGTTATATATTGACTTTATGTGTTTTATAATTTCAGCAGTATCTAGAATATTTTCTTTGATTTCATTAATAGATTTATAGGCCATTGGTGATTCATCTATAGTTTTTTCATTTACACATGTCGACCAAACTTCTTTCATACTTTCTTTATAGGCATCTATACTTATAATTTCTTTTGCTTTATTTCTACTGAATATTCTTCCTGCACCATGTGGAGCTGTGAAATTCCATTCTTTGTTTCCTTTCCCTATGCAAATCAAAGATCCCTCTTTCATATTTATAGGTATTAACAGCTTTTCATTTTTTTGTGCAGAAACTGCTCCCTTACGAAGTATTTTATTATCCATATCAATATAGTTATGTATTGTAGTAAAGCTATCTACATATGTCCAATTCATCTCTTTCATTATGATATCAGCAATAGCTTTTCTATTTAAAGTAGCATATGCTTGAGCTATCATCATATCATTTAAATAATCTTCCATATCTTTATCTTTTAGATACATGAGACCTTTAGGAATCTCAGTATTTTTTAGTTCAGTATGTTTCTTTATAGCTAGTTTTTGATAAAGCTCTGCTATTTGTTTACCTAGATATCTACTTCCACTATGAACAACTAAGTAAATATTTCCTTCTATATCCTTATCAAGTTCTATAAAATGATTTCCACCACCAAGTGTTCCTAAACTTAGTTTTACTCTTTTTATATTTATGTATTTTCTACAAACAAGATTTTCAAAGTTTATCAAATCTATGTATAGGTGTTCTTTCTTACGTGTATTAAATCCATGAGGTATGTTTTCTCTTATTATTTTATCTAGTTTTTCAAAATCTATTTCTTTCTCTTTTATTTGTACTGTGATCATACCACAACCTATATCTACACCAACTAAATTAGGTACTACCTTATCTGTTATTGTCATTGAGGTACCTATAGCACAGCCTTTACCAATATGAACATCTGGCATTATTCTAATCTTACAATCTTTAAAATCTTCTTGATTACAAATTTGAAGTATTTGATTAATAGCTTCTTCCTCTATATTATCTGTAAATACTTTAGCTGTATTATATTTCCCTTTTATTTCTAACATTATATTGTCTCCTTATTTCATTTGTAAAAAATAAATATAGTTATTTGTCTTTTATATCTCTTATATTTTTTAGTAATATAGACACTGTTCCATCTTGATTATTTAGAAATTCTACTTTATCTTTTCTCGTTAAATAAGATACTGGTAACTTAATTTCTATTCCATCATCAGTTACTAACCTTTGTTTTTTAGCAATCTTTTTACTTACATTATCACTAACTGTAATTGTTTTATCTGTTAATCCACTTTTCTCTATCTCTTCTACATATATATTTTGCATCTCTGGATTATTATCAAATACTTTTCCCTTTATCTCTTCTATGTCAACTGTATTAGAATCTTCAACACTTTCAACTATAATATTTTTAATTTCAGCAATTTTAGTAATATCTCCATCATAATGTTCCTTTATCACTCTCTTTGAAGCTTTATTTATTATATCCATCTTTTCTTTATCAGACATTATATATTCAGACTTCAATATTTTCTTAGAGAGATAATATTGTTTCTCTCCATCTATCTCATATTTTTTCTCTTTTAAAAGCATGGAATAGTCTTCTAAATTTATTATTACACATTCTTCTACTTTCTGATTTTCATTAGGTAAAGCTGTTTTTTGCTTAATTACTTTATTTATTCTTTTAGTTTCAAGTTCCTCAATATAGTGTATATATGATGTTTTATAAGTAAATATAAATAAACCTAGATATCTTACTCCATCTCTACTAAATAAGCTACATACTAAATCTGCCGAAGGTATATCTGGATTTTTTAGCATAGTATCATATAATAGTTCCCCGAATTTTTTAGAACAATATATAAATACATTATTATCTTCAAGAATATTATCACATAATTTTTTTACTATATTATTTTCATCTTCAAAATAAGCTTGTTTAAGATTAACATCTTCAAACACTCTATCAATGTGTTTTATCATGAATTCATTTATATCATCATCAAAAGGATGCTCTTCTTCTGATAGAACCGGTAATCCTAAACAGTTGTCTAAAATATGTAATATAAGCTTCTCAACAAAAACCTCTTTAGTTTCTGACATATTAATCTCCTTTTCAAAATTAATTTATTTAGTTGTATATTTTAATACTTAGAAATAAAATTATCATATTAATTACCCTAAATCAACATATAGTATATTTTATTTTTGTACAAAAATAAAAGCTTTGAAAATTAAATTGTATCAAAGCTTCTATCTACAGTTACTAATTCACATTATTAAATTTTTATATAACTATATGTACAAATATAACTATTGCTCTGGTTATTCTTCAAAAGCTTCTGCTAGAGCCTTCATATTCCCAGTTAAAGCATTTATTAAATCATCAGATGGTTCTATAACCCACTTGTCGTTTTTCTTCTCGAGTTTGATCTCTACATCCTTAGTAACTTTATCTAACTTTCCATTTAATTTATCTAGCATTTTTTCCTCTGCTAGTTTTTCCATAGCTTTTTCATCAGCATTTTCATCAAATGCCATTGTTAGTGCAGTTTGCATATATTCTGTTATTGTTTCTGTCAATGCATGGCCTATGTCATTTACTTCGAGTTTTACCTTAACTGAAGCTTTATTCTTCTCAATTTTTTCTTCTGTCACTTCGTATTTTACATCTGCAATTTTGTCTAAGATAACTTTACTTACTTTATCTGGCATTTCTGCATTAGAAGCATTTAATTTATCCTTAATACTTTCAGAATCATTAACAAAGGAATATACTTTTTCATAATTTTTACTTTTAAAAGTTTCTAAAAAATCTTTTACTGTTGCTGTAGGTTTTTCCTTATCACTACATCCTGATAAAGTAAAGACTGACAATATAAGTACTAAAAGTGCAGATAGTATTTTTGATAATTTTTTCATATTACTCCTCCTATAATTTTGTAATAAATATGTATAATACCATATTATTTATAACATAACACTATTACACTATACAAGAAATTTAATACAATTGCTAGATTAATATAATAATTTTATATTTTATTTTCCATTGAAACATAGTAGCAAATAATAAAGCTCTGAAAGTACGCCTTATTCTCAGAGCTTTTATAAAATAATTGATAATGTTTATCTCATTTATATGCTAAAAAGCTTTTGTTCTTTTTAATGAATATGCTAAAGGTAATGATACTATACCACCTGCAGCTATTTGAATAGCATTTCCTGGTATTGAAGTCACTGGAGATATCCAATTTCCATAAAGTATACCTTCTGTTACATAATATCCAACTATATACCCCATTATCCATCTAACAACAAAAGTAAATGGAGCCCACGCTACCCATCCTGAAAGAACATCAAATATTGTCATTCCTATTGCTCCAGAAATTGCACCCTTTTTCTTTCCGAAAACAATTGAAGATATAAAAAGCATACCAGTTCCTAGATGGATCAATCCTCCATTAATAGATATAGGTAATCTTATGTTTTAAATAATAAGATAATTTAAATTTTTAAATTAATTGCTTTATGCATTTTCTATAACCTTTTTCATCCATTTATTAGATAGTAACCTATATAATACAAATATAGATTTAAGGAATTCTTCTATATTTACAAAGAATATAACTCCATATATAGGAAGTTTAAGAACAAAGGCACCTATATATGCAAGAGGCACTCCTAAACACCACATAGTAAATGTTTCTGCAATCAATGGAACTTTTGTATCTCCTCCACCTCTTAAAGCCCCTACCATTATTATTGTATCAAATACAAATGATACAAATAGTATAGCTGCTGCATATAGTACTTTTATAGCATCACTACGTAGCCCCTCAGAGATGTTGAAAAAAGTTACAACATATTTTGCACTAAATGCCATTAATGCGGATAAAAATAATCCTAATATAACAGCAAGTACTGCAAATCTTCGTGCATACGTTTTAGCTTTTTCTTCATTACCAGCTCCTATTTCATTTCCTACCATAACTACTGCTGAATTAGATATTCCATAAACAGCTATTAAAAAGAAACTTTGAACAGTTGTATGGATATTTACAGCTGCTATAGCCTTATATCCCATTCTTGCATATATTGCGGCATATACTACAACACCTAATGCCCAAGTTATTTCTATTAAAACGGTATCTGAAACCGTTTTCAGCACTTTTAATAAAAAAGCTTTATTAAAACTAAAAAGCTCATTTAACTTTGCTGCTAATATACCTTTTTTACTGTATATATACGTTAAAAGTATAGTTGTCTCTAATATCCTTGCTATAACTGTAGCCATAGCAGCTCCTTTAACTCCCATAGCAGGAAATCCTAATTTACCAAATATCAATATATAGTTTAATATTATATTAGTTGTTACTGCTATAAAACTTGTCACCATAGGAACAGCAGTATTTCCTATACTTTTTGAAGCGTTTGCAAATGAAAAAGTTATCGCAGTAAATATATAACTTATACATACTACTTGAAAATACTCTTTACCAAGTAATACAACTTCTGTTTCTTTACTGAATAAACCCATAACATTCTCAGGAAATATCAATCCTGCAATCATAAATATAGCAGCATTGATAACTACCATACTAAGAGATATACCCAATACCTTCTTAATATTTTTGGTATCCTTAATACCTGAATATTGTGCTATAAAAACTCCACATCCTGCTGTTATTCCTACAATTATAAAGTTGAATAGAAAGAAAATTTGATTTACTATACCTACTGATGCAAGTTCCAATTCTCCTAATCTTCCAACCATAATTGTATCTACCATATTCAAAGATGAAGTTATCAAGTTCTGTACGAATATAGGTAGCGCCAGCTTAGAGAGTGTCTTATAAAACTCTCTGTCATTAAATGTAAAGTTCACCAGACTTTTGAGCACAACAAAAACCCCCTTTTTAATAATAATTAATTTTTTGTTATATCACCCGTATATATTTTATCACATACAAAATTTTATTACCTACTATACACATAGATTATTGTAGTATATCAATAAATACCTATTATTTTCTAGAAAAATCCATGTTTTTTACAAATATAGTTAACATATTATTATGTTTTCAATATATATGGCAAATAAAAAAGCTCATTAATATGAGCTTTTTTCGTATAATTTATCCTAGCTTTCTTCAATTATAACTATAGCATTTTTTATAATTACTCTCTTTCCATCTATATCAAACTTTGTAGTTCCATCATCTTTATTTTCTATATCTATTTTACCTTTATATTCTTTAATTAGTTTTCCATCATTACTATACACTTGTACTGTTCTCTCTAGTCCACCAGTCCAATTCGATTTAAAATCCTTTACACTTCTCTTAGTATCTTCAGTACAAGCAGATAATGATATCAAAGATATTCCTAATATAGCGGCTAATAGTATCTTTTTTATTTTCATATAACACGCTCCTTATAATTTATGTTTTTTAATTTATCTAATATCATCTTTATTATCAATACTCAGCCTATGTAACAATAATTTTAATTAAATTATTTAAAATTATTTTCTACGATCTGCATATATTATAAACATTCACTTATATCAATCATGCTACCTTGCTTAAATTTATCGCTATGTAATAAATCAGTTATAGCACCTGCCACGATTTCCGTTGATAGCAGTTTTCCTTTTTCCTTAAAGTCAATGAATCTCTGTAGCTGTATAAAGTCTTCTTCTTTTGAAGATCTTATTTCTTTCTGCATATTTGTATCCATAATACCTGGAGTAAAGGAAACTATTTTTACAGGATGGTCCTTATTTTCTTCCTCTAGTGCTATACATTTAGTAAACATATCTATTCCTGCTTTCGAAGTACAATAACATCCCCATCCATGATATGCCTTTTCACTTGCACCAGAAGATATATTTATTACTCTTTTTTCTACTTCAAGTTCCTTTGTATATTTCATAAAAAAAGATGTTATCAACATAAGTGAAGTCAAGTTAACATTTATATTTCTTATAATATCATACTTTTCGCATTTCTCAATTGGCTTTATCGGAGAAACTGTTCCTGCATTATTTATTAGATAAACTCCTTCAGCTTTTGAAGTTTCAATCTTATCAAAAACATTTTTCATTAAAGTATCTATATTGTCTGTATCATTTAAATCATATTCAAAATAATCTAGATTTATATCTTTTTCTTTTGCTTCTTCAATTAAAGATGTATTTTTCTTTCTAGATATACAAATGATGTGATTATCCTTTTTAAATGATTTTTTTGCTAATGACTCTCCTAATCCTCGTGATGTTCCTGTTATTATAATATATTTCATAAAACTCTCCTTTTCCTTGATATATCATCTATAACTTATGGTTAAATATTAGTTATATCATATCATAAAAGTTCACGTTAATCTTAACTATTGTTTTCTAATAAAACAAAATTAAAGACTCAATGACATATTAATTTGTTTTTTTAATGTCAATGAGTCTCTTTAATAATAAAGTATTATTTACTACTAATAATCTTATTATATCTTAATCTAAATGTAGGGTACTTTTTTAGCACATCATTTTACTTCTTTGAATATTATAATTAATTATTTCCTGATATTCATAACTTCTTTTAAATAATTCTTCGTGAGTTCCAATATCTTTTATTCTTCCTTGTTTCAATACAATAATTTTATCTAATCTCTTTAATATTTCTAAATTATGAGTTGCCACAATGACAGTTTTATCTTTAAATTCATTTATTAAAATCTCATTAAAATGTAGAAATGATTTGGAATCATAGTTAAAAGTAGTTTCATCTAATAGCAATACGCTAAAGTTTTTCATAAGTCCCCTAGCTATAGCAATATTTTGCTTTTGAATATTAGATAATGTGTTACCATGGCTTCCAACTTTAGTATTATAACTCTTAGGCATTTTAGATATAAAATCGTACACTCCACTTTTTTTAGCTACATTCCTAATCTTATTTTCATCAGCTTTTAAATTAAGTGTTATATTCTCCATTATAGTTTTATCAAATAAATGTATATCTTGAGAAACAAATGAAATAAGATTCCTATACTCTTTTAACTTTATATCATTTATGTTAGTTCTATCTAGAAATATATTTCCACTATCTGGTTTCACAAATCTTAAAATAATATTTAGTATAACAGATTTAGACTCACCATTTGGACATATTATTGCAACTTTTTCACCACTATTAATAGTAAAATTAACCCTATCTAATGCTAATTGTCCATTTTTATAGCAAACTGTGACATTTCTAAATTTTATCTTTCCTTCTATATTATCAGTATTTAAATTTAATAACTTTCCTTTTTCTTTTTCATCTGTTTCACATTCTATTTCAAAAAACTCAAACAATCTTTTGGCAGAAGGAATTATATTTGAAAACTCATTACCTATGTTTGATATCGTGGAAATCGGTTTCATAACATAAAAAACATAAATTACGAAAGCAAATAAATCCCCTATAGATAATTTAGATTGTATAATCATATAAGTTCCTAATATGTATATCAAACATACTGCCCATTTTGTTAATATTACTTCTTGTAATTCGTTAGCCTTATTTAATGAAGCCAACTTAATATTAACTTTAATAATATTTCTTTGTTTTCTTATAAACTCTCCTATTTTTATTCTGTCGGTACCAAAAAGCTTTATATCCTTAATTCCATTTATAGTGTCTTCATACCATGATGAATACTCTTTATTATAATCTATATAGTCTTCAACTAATTTTTTCTTTCTCATAGCAAAATATCTCATAAAGGAGTATCTTATAGGAATAATTAATATAATAATAAGAGATAATCTCCAATCAATTAGAGTTAATCCTAAGAAGCCTCCTATCATTTTAAATATTTGACTTATTGTAAAAAGTATTCCTTGATCTGAAACTTTAGAGATATTATTTATATCAATATTTATATTATTCATTTCTTCTGTAAAGTCAATTTTACGAAAAAAACTAACTTTCAGCTTTAAAAGATGTTTAAATACCATTCTATGTAAATCATATGTAATGACAGATGCTAGATAAGATCTATATCTAGTTCCTATAAATCCAACACTCATGTCTATAAGAGTTAATAATAATGTTATAATTGAAAGCTTAGCAACAATACCTAGATTCTTCTCTAATATTCCAACATCCATAATTTGCTTACTGATCAATGGATATAAAATGCTTATCACAGAAGATATAGTTACGCATGTTATTATTAAAGCTAATTTTGTTTTATAAGGTTTATATAACAATAATATTCTTTTTATAACATGTTTATTTTCTTTTAAAAGATTCAATATTATTTATAACACCCCTCTTTATAATTTTCTAAGTAATGATATTATCTTTCGTATTATAATACCATATCTTCTATTTTTTTACAATATATGTTTTTTCAATATCATTAAAGCTGTTAAATCTATATTTTTTGACCTTTCCAACAATTATAATCTAAATTTAAAACATAATATAAGATAATCTGTCTATTATAATAATACCATATAAAAAAACTGTAAGCATAGACTAAGACTATACTTACAGTTTTTTTATATGTTATTTACTTAAGGTTTTGAATCGATCAATTGGAACAGGTTCACTACCATCTACTGTTACTTCTACAACTAATGGTTTTTGTCTCATTGTTACTTTATCTTTTAATTTGTTCAAATCATCTATATCACTTATTTGAATAGACTCTATTCCCAAATTATTACAAAGTGTTGATATATCTATTCTATCGTGTGAAAACTTATCTATACTTCTACCAAATAGTACTTGATGGCCTCTATCTACATATCCGTATTTAGCATTATTTATAATAAAGTATATAATTGGTAGATTATATTCTTTAGCTGTTATTACTTCAAAACCATTCATAAAAAAAGAACCATCACCTACAAATGCTGCTACTGTCATATCTGGATTTGCTTTTTGTACACCTATAGATCCACATATTCCGGTTCCCATGCATCCATAATTTAAATTTGACTCAAAATCTGCTTCTTCATTTATTTTTAAATATTTATATAAATAATTTATACTTTCACCTATATCTGATACATAAAATGTGCTTTTAGGAAGTATATCTGTGATGTTTTCTACTAAAAGTCTTAAAGATAGTCCGGTATGATCTAATACATAGTCATTATTTATTTTCTCTATTCTCTCTTCTTCATATTCTTTTCTGTCAATTTTCCTATTTATATAGTCTATAGCATATTTCAAATCACTTACACAAAATAATCCTTCTTGAAATACCCTTCCTAACACATCTTTATCATAATCTATATGTATTAATCTTCTTTTCTCTATTAGTTTTTTATTGTAGTTTCTAGTAGATGATTCCCCTAAGCTTGTTCCTAGAGCTATTATACATTCTCCGTAGTCGCTATCTACTACTTCATTAGCTAGATCCGAACCTGCAAAACCATAATTACCTAGATTCAGTTCAAAATCTCCTTTTATAACTCCTTTGCCATTAGGTGTGGTTATTGTTTTAAAACCAGTTAATCTACTTAGTCTTTTTACTTCTTCTCCTAATCCTCTACATCCACTGCCTACTAAAATAATTCCTGTATTTACTTTATTTATATATTCAATAATATTATCCAAACCATCTACATCATTACTAATACATCCACCTATAGCTAACTCAGGTAAATCATCATTAAATTCTTCTAATTGTATATCTAAAGGAATACTTATATGAACTGGTCCATAAGGAGGTGTCTTTGCAATAGTTATTGCTTTATGTAACTCATTAAATACATCTTCTTTTCTTAATATTGTCTTACTATACTTTGTTATATGTGATAATGTTTCAGAAAGATCCAATCCTTGTATTGCACCTAAGTTTCTTTGACTTAATTTCACTGTACCTGATATTACAAGTACTGGTGATTTAGAACTCATAGCTTCTGCAATACCATTTAATCCGTTAGCTAGTCCTACTGCTCCTGCAATTAAACACACTCCTAAATCTTTAGTTATACTAGCATATTTAGTAGCACTGAATGAGGCCCCCGCCTCATTTCTAGTTATTATATACTCTATGTCTTCATCATTAAAAGCATCTACTAGTGGACTAATTGTACCTGATGGTATACCATATATAGTTTTTACTTCATTGCTTTTTAAATATTTCATGATCCCCCTTGCTATGTTCACTTTAAATCCCCCTTGCTGATAATCTCCCAGATGTATGAACGTCTAAAAATTTATTAATTGCACTACAACATTTTTCTATTTCTTGTGCTGTAAACTCCTTTAATTCTCCTATTGAAGCAAGAACAACTGTATATTTAACTTCTTTACTCTTATCCTTTATAGGTATAAGTAAAATACTTTCTATATTAAAAAACAAAAATTCTTTTGATGAATTTTTATATTCTCTTACATTATTTATGTAGAATAATTCTCCTTCACCAACTACTCTTTCTAAAACATAATCCCCTTCTACTTTTACTTTAAATTCACTATGTTTACTTTTCCATTCTTCATTACTTAGTTTTTTAGTCTGTGTTTTATATATAGGATATATCTTGCCTTCTTCTACTTTATGGCAAGCTATATCTTTTACAGTTGTTATCTCTTCTAATTGTTCAAATAGTTTCTCTAGATCTCTAGTATTTATTTTTTCCATAATATAATAGGAAATAATGTCCCAATTATTTCCCCTCTGTCCCCCTTTTACTACCTAGCTTATATTCTTTAAAATCCATTTTGTGCTAACCATTTTTCTGCTTCTTCATGTGTATCAAAGTATTCTGTTTTGTGTCCTTGAGTAGCACTTCTATTTATTTGACCTTTAACTAAAGAAGCTTTAGCTGAAGCTAAATCATTAACAATCATTGCTACATGAGTTAATCCTCTTTTAGAAGCCCAGCTCGAATGATTATTTATTTCATCTACGATCATAGACATTTTGTATTCTCTTATGTCAGATATTTTAGCCCAAGGCTTTACTACGCCACCTTTATTAAGTAATGGTTCTACTTCTTGTTCATGTGTTTTTTGATATTCTTCTATTTCTGGTTTCTTCCAAAGTCCAGTATTTGTTTCGTATACTATTCTTCTTTTTTCGTCTACCTTAAAATCAATTTTTCCGCCTAATTTCGTTATTGCTTTCATCGTATCTCTCCTATTCTTAATTGTTTTTTTAATTATTTAGATACTTTTGTACCTACTATTTTTATATCATACCCAAAAGAGTAATACAATGGTTTTTTTACAATATTCTTTTTTATTTTCCAATATATTCTGTAAATCTACATATTTTTACCATATATTTCATAATTTTCTGCAAATTATATTATATTTTAAAATCTTTATTATTCACAGTTTAATTTTTCTTCAAAAAAATTATTAGATGGAAATCAAAGCTATCCATCTAATAATTAAAAGTATCATTATGAAGTTAAAAATTAATAAAGCTCTTATAATACTATTTATATATTTCTCGTATAGTCTATAACTCTGAAATCTCTTCACTAGATTTATCTGCATTTTTTAAGTAATCTAAGTTTAAAAAAACTACTGTAATGATAGTATGAACATATAATAATAGCATATCAATAAAAGTATCAATAATTATCACAATACTACTTGGTAAATAAGCCGATAAAAATCCTATAGGAAAAATTATTACGAACATTATAATGAAAGATAGAAGTAATATACCTAGAACATACCAGAAATTCTCTTCAACAAGTGATCTGCTATGATTAAGTGCTTCTTTTAAATTTAGATCTTTTAAAACTATTGTTTGAATAATAAACACATAATAAAATGCCCAAATTATTCCTGGTATAACTAATAGTAAAGAAAGCCCTAAGATTATCAATACTGACAAAATTTGTGTACTAAAACAGCTTCCCCATCTTTTTAAAGATTTGAGTAAGGATACTTTTAAGTCATCTCTATTTAATTTATTTCTTTTTATCGTCTTTTCAGCAATTACTGCAACTGACATGATTGCAATAATACTAAAAGCATTTTGAATTAATGTTGAGATATGAAAAAATCCTTTCATTGAATCTAAGTCATCAGGTCCATTAAGAAAATATAATAATATATTTAATGGCAGGTATACAATCATAGTAATAATAAATATATTTTTAAATTGTTTTTTAAATATTGCCCAACTATTTAAAGCAATTTCTTTCAAACCCAATCTTTTTTCATATATACTATCAAACATCATTTACCTCCTTTAAGCTTCGTCTTTTATTATTAACTTTATTCCATATAATATATAGTATAACATGGAAATTCTATATATGAAGCTATACTATATTTCATAGCTTCTTTTCGAAATATGAATTGAGTGAAAGCTATAACGAACATTCCTAACCATCAAACAATTAGTCTTGCTGATTTTTTAGACAAATCATGATGATTAATAATATTATATACTCAATAATTAATTAAACTATAGTAACATTTATATCAGAAAAATTACTGATTATAAATCATTGTTTATAGGATTTAATTCTTAACTTTTTAAGCTTTCAATTATCATAATACTATATAATTTCAACTAGTCAAAATAAAAAAAGATAAACACTTCTATTTTTATAAAAATGCTTATCTTTAAATTAATAACTCTATTTATCTGTATCTTCATATAGCTCTACTTCACAAAGAAGTGCTTTAAAAACAGGGAATCCTGATATATAATCTCTATTATAAAAATCTGTCAATATATTTACATTAGCTTCGCTCCATTCTTTAGCTTGAACAGGAGTTCCACCACCTTGATTAACTTCTACTGCACCAGGAAGAACTTTATCA is part of the Gottschalkia purinilytica genome and harbors:
- a CDS encoding thiamine pyrophosphate-binding protein; protein product: MNIARGIMKYLKSNEVKTIYGIPSGTISPLVDAFNDEDIEYIITRNEAGASFSATKYASITKDLGVCLIAGAVGLANGLNGIAEAMSSKSPVLVISGTVKLSQRNLGAIQGLDLSETLSHITKYSKTILRKEDVFNELHKAITIAKTPPYGPVHISIPLDIQLEEFNDDLPELAIGGCISNDVDGLDNIIEYINKVNTGIILVGSGCRGLGEEVKRLSRLTGFKTITTPNGKGVIKGDFELNLGNYGFAGSDLANEVVDSDYGECIIALGTSLGESSTRNYNKKLIEKRRLIHIDYDKDVLGRVFQEGLFCVSDLKYAIDYINRKIDRKEYEEERIEKINNDYVLDHTGLSLRLLVENITDILPKSTFYVSDIGESINYLYKYLKINEEADFESNLNYGCMGTGICGSIGVQKANPDMTVAAFVGDGSFFMNGFEVITAKEYNLPIIYFIINNAKYGYVDRGHQVLFGRSIDKFSHDRIDISTLCNNLGIESIQISDIDDLNKLKDKVTMRQKPLVVEVTVDGSEPVPIDRFKTLSK
- a CDS encoding ABC transporter ATP-binding protein — translated: MNLLKENKHVIKRILLLYKPYKTKLALIITCVTISSVISILYPLISKQIMDVGILEKNLGIVAKLSIITLLLTLIDMSVGFIGTRYRSYLASVITYDLHRMVFKHLLKLKVSFFRKIDFTEEMNNINIDINNISKVSDQGILFTISQIFKMIGGFLGLTLIDWRLSLIIILIIPIRYSFMRYFAMRKKKLVEDYIDYNKEYSSWYEDTINGIKDIKLFGTDRIKIGEFIRKQRNIIKVNIKLASLNKANELQEVILTKWAVCLIYILGTYMIIQSKLSIGDLFAFVIYVFYVMKPISTISNIGNEFSNIIPSAKRLFEFFEIECETDEKEKGKLLNLNTDNIEGKIKFRNVTVCYKNGQLALDRVNFTINSGEKVAIICPNGESKSVILNIILRFVKPDSGNIFLDRTNINDIKLKEYRNLISFVSQDIHLFDKTIMENITLNLKADENKIRNVAKKSGVYDFISKMPKSYNTKVGSHGNTLSNIQKQNIAIARGLMKNFSVLLLDETTFNYDSKSFLHFNEILINEFKDKTVIVATHNLEILKRLDKIIVLKQGRIKDIGTHEELFKRSYEYQEIINYNIQRSKMMC